Proteins from a genomic interval of Terriglobia bacterium:
- a CDS encoding NUDIX domain-containing protein, whose product MARREISAGCVVYRITAGTTEVALIQPHDRKAWALPKGLIEPGEAAEAAAQREAREETGLSGTIITKLDTIKYSYMAKWEKPPIRVFKIVTFYLLQFTGGDPSLHDAEVDRVEWFPIEKAIANASYPQEKSILRKARELVSTGIATKGT is encoded by the coding sequence ATGGCCAGACGAGAGATATCCGCCGGATGCGTCGTGTACAGAATCACTGCCGGCACGACCGAAGTTGCTCTGATTCAGCCGCACGACCGCAAGGCGTGGGCGCTGCCGAAGGGACTGATCGAACCCGGCGAAGCTGCTGAAGCGGCCGCGCAACGGGAAGCCCGTGAAGAGACAGGACTCTCGGGAACGATCATCACGAAGCTCGACACGATCAAGTACTCCTACATGGCGAAATGGGAAAAACCCCCGATCCGCGTCTTCAAGATCGTGACGTTCTATCTTCTCCAATTCACCGGCGGCGACCCGTCGCTGCACGATGCCGAGGTGGACCGCGTGGAGTGGTTTCCAATCGAAAAGGCCATAGCGAACGCCAGCTACCCGCAGGAAAAAAGCATTCTTCGCAAGGCCAGGGAGTTGGTTTCGACGGGAATAGCCACAAAAGGCACATAA
- the sixA gene encoding phosphohistidine phosphatase SixA — protein MRVYLVQHGKAKSAEDDPNRGLSDEGRNEVMQVVEFLSALRITVSLIQHSGKARAEETAHLFAEGIRCTSGPIHVQGLEPNDDPSLMANFLKVYTDDVLIVGHLPHLERLISLLLTGAPDLRPIALRNGGVVCLQKDTGGIWSILWAIVPELLRTPTLLAA, from the coding sequence ATGCGCGTGTATCTGGTTCAACACGGAAAAGCAAAATCAGCCGAAGACGATCCCAATCGTGGTTTGAGCGACGAAGGCCGCAACGAAGTCATGCAGGTCGTGGAATTTCTGTCGGCCCTCCGGATCACGGTTTCATTGATACAACACAGCGGAAAGGCTCGGGCCGAAGAAACCGCGCATCTTTTCGCCGAAGGCATACGATGCACTTCCGGCCCCATCCACGTCCAGGGCCTGGAACCAAACGACGATCCTTCCCTGATGGCCAACTTCCTGAAAGTCTATACGGACGACGTTTTGATCGTCGGCCATCTTCCTCACCTCGAACGTCTCATATCACTGCTCCTGACGGGCGCCCCCGATCTCCGGCCAATCGCCTTAAGAAACGGCGGCGTTGTGTGTCTTCAGAAGGATACCGGGGGCATCTGGAGTATTCTCTGGGCGATTGTGCCCGAATTGCTCCGGACGCCAACGCTCCTGGCTGCCTGA
- a CDS encoding aspartate aminotransferase family protein — MMAIDLEKIIKTDQEHFVHPQFHPNDHKQPFVWVSGEGAKLRSADGKEYIDGLACLWNVTLGHGRKELAQTALKQMEQLAFTTSYIGHTNIPAVQLSERLAELCYPSINHFFFSSGGGEANDSAIKTARFFWNSQGKPDKSKIISREHGYHGVTIGSMNATGIPSFWPMFSSQIPGFIHIPSPYPYRYVSSNPNVSQGRAAADELEKAILREGADTVAAFLAEPVQGAGGLMVPQDDYFPRIREICDKYDVLFMADEVITGFGRLGRWFGLEHWKVEPDIITFAKGITSGYLPLGGIGISDRVFKVMADAPPTRRWMHAFTYSAHPTCCAVALATLQILEREGLLEEAGRKGKKLLAGLKQLSSHENVGDVRGMGLMCGVELVEDKATKKPFAADRKVGARLYQECCKRGLVSRIKDDIYMLAPAFVISDADLDRCVNIIGESIPVVVKA; from the coding sequence ATGATGGCCATTGACCTGGAAAAAATCATAAAGACCGATCAGGAACACTTCGTTCATCCCCAATTTCATCCTAACGATCATAAGCAGCCGTTTGTCTGGGTCTCCGGAGAGGGCGCTAAATTGCGCAGCGCCGACGGGAAGGAATACATCGACGGTCTGGCATGTCTTTGGAATGTCACGCTCGGGCACGGCCGGAAAGAGCTTGCTCAGACCGCCCTCAAGCAAATGGAGCAGCTGGCTTTTACGACTTCCTATATCGGGCATACCAACATTCCCGCCGTGCAATTGTCGGAACGGCTGGCGGAGCTCTGTTATCCATCCATCAATCATTTCTTCTTTTCATCCGGTGGCGGCGAGGCCAACGACAGTGCCATCAAAACAGCGCGCTTCTTCTGGAACAGCCAGGGCAAGCCGGACAAATCCAAAATCATCAGCCGGGAACACGGCTACCACGGCGTTACGATCGGGTCGATGAATGCGACGGGTATCCCCAGCTTCTGGCCGATGTTCAGCTCGCAGATCCCCGGCTTCATCCACATCCCCTCGCCGTACCCATACCGGTACGTTTCCAGCAATCCGAACGTCAGCCAGGGGCGCGCCGCTGCCGATGAACTGGAGAAGGCGATCCTGCGCGAAGGCGCGGACACGGTCGCCGCTTTTCTGGCTGAACCGGTGCAGGGTGCCGGCGGGCTGATGGTCCCGCAGGACGACTATTTCCCGCGTATCCGGGAAATCTGCGACAAATACGATGTCCTTTTTATGGCCGACGAGGTCATCACCGGTTTTGGCCGTTTGGGCCGCTGGTTCGGGCTGGAACACTGGAAGGTCGAGCCGGACATCATTACCTTTGCCAAGGGAATTACCTCGGGCTACTTGCCGTTGGGCGGTATCGGAATTTCCGACCGCGTCTTCAAGGTAATGGCGGATGCTCCGCCGACGCGCCGGTGGATGCACGCCTTTACGTATTCTGCCCATCCGACCTGTTGCGCCGTCGCCCTTGCCACTCTCCAGATTCTGGAGCGTGAGGGCCTGCTCGAAGAGGCGGGCCGGAAAGGGAAGAAACTACTGGCCGGCCTGAAGCAGCTGTCTTCGCATGAAAATGTCGGTGACGTCCGCGGCATGGGTCTGATGTGCGGCGTTGAACTGGTCGAGGACAAGGCCACGAAGAAGCCCTTTGCCGCCGATCGCAAGGTCGGTGCGCGCCTGTATCAGGAGTGCTGCAAACGGGGACTGGTCAGCCGCATCAAAGACGACATCTACATGCTGGCGCCCGCGTTTGTCATTTCCGATGCGGATCTCGACCGCTGCGTCAACATCATCGGGGAGTCCATTCCCGTCGTTGTAAAAGCGTAG